From Pyrenophora tritici-repentis strain M4 chromosome 1, whole genome shotgun sequence, the proteins below share one genomic window:
- a CDS encoding C6 transcription factor gives MSTEEASTTLQPQSSVSRSRRESREDCFSEDHEGDDRTSLVDGVAYLSLCASGTTDTTSEPYYVGSSSGATIARIIQSSIFRSSSKRSGHPPIHQTDQSSKNARPPPPPESIHSEEPTTDFPDWQQARMLFDVFFERIHTRWPLLDRVVYTKLFDKQYIQGALTIIERSIFHLIYAITARFLSLTRKPCGIDSDRHLVAATEPMDYILAQHNLATVQFLILLGVHGQRSPYGAGAWSQIRYATSVCIEMGLHRKRAFIGSPEQARDAEIRRRAFWACYCLDRVTSIVLGRAFAIADRDINVELPSTSPEFWTLTHTEAPDADKVQWSNIEPYIHIIKLDQIQSRIHRTVFRVDRDVFNETSEQHAKLDRKMAKIRADLDEWLRTYPQTPKKENKITWMYDPESAYLDARDFYGVQYHKAMLFLFTVFLPTLDTSDVRFITCARSAACVCNAYKRLSQNRTLTYTMISLHSCFVAGLTLVYCIWRERSLFSYDVLEATRACSQILTIFGEKWPGAVKYRDIFDALSGSLFKTVVNSTSTTTVHTNGSRPLQLDMDAEPAMNGFTSHSRQASHEQVSQSTSQSSKPTLSHLVTDAVKEAFMEVDEEAPGGWQGWRMWNEMVRDDSTPIPGSAMRFDGVAQGQAQTSWNAYEGSAFYGVDPIQDATMQMDNGAMMDSSQWNFGVYR, from the exons ATGAGTACAGAGGAAGCGTCCACAACTCTACAGCCTCAGTCCAGTGTTTCACGCTCGCGCCGGGAGTCTCGAGAAGACTGTTTTTCTGAAGACCATGAGGGTGACGACAGGACATCGCTCGTCGATGGTGTCGCTTACCTATCTTTATGTGCCTCTGGTACTACAGATACCACCTCAGAGCCTTACTATGTAGGCTCTAGCTCTGGAGCTACCATTGCTCGCATCATCCAATCATCTATTTTCCGAAGCTCAAGCAAGAGATCAGGCCACCCACCCATACACCAGACAGATCAAAGCTCAAAGAACGCGAGaccacctccacctccagAGTCTATCCATTCAGAGGAGCCGACGACTGATTTCCCCGACTGGCAACAAGCCCGCATGCTTTTTGATGTTTTCTTCGAACGTATCCATACACGTTGGCCATTGCTCGACCGTGTGGTCTACACTAAACTCTTTGACAAGCAGTACATTCAAGGTGCTTTGACCATCATTGAACGCAGCATATTTCATCTCATATACGCGATCACTGCTCGCTTCTTGTCTTTGACGCGGAAGCCATGTGGTATAGATTCCGAT CGTCATCTCGTTGCGGCGACTGAGCCAATGGATTATATATTGGCTCAACACAACCTCGCGACCGTCCAGTTTCTCATACTTCTCGGAGTCCACGGTCAGAGGTCGCCTTATGGTGCAGGGGCTTGGTCTCAGATTCGCTATGCCACATCAGTCTGTATTGAGATGGGTCTGCATAGGAAGAGAGCTTTCATAGGTTCACCGGAACAAGCGAGAGATGCAGAGATACGGCGCCGCGCGTTTTGGGCATGCTACTGTCTTGATCGAGTGACTAGTATCGTGCTTGGAAGAGCATTTGCCATCGCTGACAGAGATATCAATGTTGAG CTCCCGAGCACCAGCCCAGAGTTTTGGACCTTGACCCATACAGAAGCTCCAGATGCAGACAAGGTTCAGTGGTCGAATATTGAGCCCTACATACATATCATCAAGTTGGATCAGATACAGTCAAGGATCCACAGAACAGTATTCCGTGTCGATCGGGACGTTTTCAACGAGACATCCGAGCAGCATGCGAAGCTAGATCGAAAGATGGCCAAAATCCGTGCAGACCTCGATGAGTGGCTGCGCACGTATCCCCAGACTCCTAAAAAGGAGAACAAGATCACCTGGATGTACGACCCCGAGAGTGCGTACCTTGACGCGCGAGACTTCTATGGTGTTCAATACCACAAGGCAATGCTGTTCCTTTTTACAGTCTTTTTGCCTACTCTAGACACGTCGGATGTGCGCTTCATTACTTGCGCACGCTCGGCAGCTTGTGTCTGCAATGCGTACAAGCGACTGAGTCAGAACCGGACACTGACTTACACCATGATATCACTGCATTCGTGTTTTGTAGCTGGTCTGACACTGGTATATTGTATCTGGCGCGAACGTTCGCTATTCTCCTATGATGTCCTTGAGGCGACGCGGGCTTGCTCTCAGATTCTCACCATATTTGGCGAGAAATGGCCCGGCGCTGTCAAGTATCGCGACATATTCGATGCGCTTTCCGGCAGCCTGTTCAAGACGGTTGTTAACTCAACATCCACGACAACGGTACATACCAACGGCTCCCGACCACTTCAGTTAGACATGGACGCAGAACCAGCAATGAATGGTTTTACTTCGCACAGTCGACAAGCAAGCCACGAGCAAGTTTCACAAAGCACAAGTCAAAGTAGCAAGCCTACCTTGTCTCACTTGGTCACCGATGCTGTGAAAGAGGCTTTCATGGAGGTTGATGAAGAAGCTCCTGGTGGGTGGCAGGGATGGAGAATGTGGAATGAGATGGTAAGAGACGACAGTACGCCCATCCCTGGTTCGGCAATGAGATTCGATGGAGTTGCTCAAGGGCAAGCGCAGACGAGTTGGAATGCTTATGAAGGTTCTGCCTTCTATGGGGTGGACCCGATTCAAGATGCAACAATGCAAATGGATAATGGCGCAATGATGGATAGCAGCCAATGGAATTTTGGAGTTTACCGGTAG
- a CDS encoding PelB, Pectate lyase, which produces MKFTLLALASAYTTSAAAVGERATYAVKGTPEGFGKGTTGGGNAACAIPSSVAQLKTWLSDSTARCIVLDREFNFKGTEGTTTAAGCRPASNKCPGNGGQDAINNANWCTNGNAGAGSKSITVTYDTAGTSAINLGSNKSIIGVGNKGVIRGKGLRIANGAKNVIIQNVHITELNPQYIWGGDAITLDGADLVWIDHVKISLIGRQMFVAGYGASNRVTISNTEFDGSTSWSATCDGRHYWAILLLGTSDLITMKGNYIHHTSGRSPKVGGNTLLHVVNNYFYSNTGHAFDNEAGGMVVAEGNVFQNVAMPLLANNGKFFAAPSTSANAACQASLGHTCQLNAFGSSGSLTGTDTSFFGNFAGKNVASAGVASSGIANTAGVGKI; this is translated from the exons ATGAAGTTCACTCTGCTTGCTCTTGCAAGCGCCTACACTACCAGCGCTGCCGCTGTTGGCGAAAGAGCTACCTACGCAGTCAAGGGCACACCTGAAGGGTTTGGCAAAGGCACGACAGGAGGTGGTAATGCAGCATGCGCCATTCCTTCTTCCGTAGCCCAACTGAAGACCTGGCTCAGCGACAGCACCGCCCGCTGCATTGTTCTGGACCGAGAGTTCAACTTCAAGGGCACCGAGGGCACAACCACAGCCGCTGGTTGCCGTCCTGCATCTAACAAGTGCCCCGGAAACGGAGGTCAAGATGCCATCAACAATGCCAACTGGTGCACCAACGGCAATGCTGGAGCAGGATCCAAGAGCATAACAGTAACTTATGATACTGCCGGAACCTCAGCCATCAACCTAGGATCCAACAAGTCCATCATTGGCGTTGGCAACAAGGGTGTGATTCGAGGCAAGGGCCTTCGTATCGCCAATGGAGCAAAGAACGTCATTATCCAGAACGTCCATATTACCGAGCTCAACCCACAATACATCTGGGGTGGTGATGCTATTACTCTCGACGGTGCCGACCTTGTCTGGATCG ACCACGTCAAGATCTCGCTCATCGGCCGCCAAATGTTCGTAGCCGGCTATGGCGCCTCCAACCGCGTCACAATCTCCAACACGGAGTTCGATGGCTCGACCTCATGGTCCGCCACGTGCGACGGCCGCCACTACTGGGCCATACTCCTACTCGGCACCTCCGACCTCATCACCATGAAAGGCAACTACATCCACCACACCTCCGGCCGCAGTCCCAAAGTAGGCGGAAATACTCTGCTCCATGTCGTCAACAACTACTTCTACAGCAACACCGGCCATGCGTTTGACAACGAGGCCGGCGGCATGGTGGTGGCTGAGGGCAATGTTTTTCAAAATGTGGCCATGCCGCTGCTGGCGAATAATGGAAAATTCTTTGCAGCGCCCTCGACGAGTGCGAATGCTGCATGTCAGGCGTCTTTGGGACATACCTGTCAGTTGAATGCTTTTGGCAGCAGTGGTAGCTTGACGGGAACTGATACGAGTTTCTTTGGAAACTTTGCTGGGAAGAATGTTGCTAGTGCTGGTGTGGCTAGCTCGGGGATTGCGAATACCGCTGGTGTAGGAAAGATCTGA
- a CDS encoding ProP, Permease major facilitator superfamily yields the protein MKDHKRQTVDGQAAMENNTHAFVEKPSEYDEKCNPGTPASSHNSPSPTPLDEQDNNGDDNSDAASVGGQRNTMTSRQLRIAIPALSVCLFVSFIDQTSVSTATPAIAVDLNTGTATSWIGTSFLIASTAFQLINGRLSDIFGRKNLLLWSLMLMALGDLGCGFAKTDVQLFVLRAIAGVGGGGINSLVMIIVSDITTLQNRGKYQGWLGAIIALGNGAGPFLGGAIVEGATWRWVFWMIPIMSIPTAVVILFFLPLKHRSGDHLEKLKKIDYGGMVLNIASTLLLLIPLSGGGVTYAWASPFFIACTITGAVLGVLFVLYEWKLVKLPIMPLRLYQAPHCSALYLQTFLIGLAYFGNFFYLPLYFQSILRYSPLASGALILPVVISTSFASIASGTYMNRVGSYMHCILVGFALWTLGNGLTLLFDRKTSLAVLIIIGIIEGAGIGLTLQPTLVGMYANGRGEDRAVTTGLRNFIRTIGGAFGLVVSGVILSNTLSRDLSHQSFVSESLMQQLTSSTYDLAKFGLSQNQQEDVFDTYMLGLHYIFIFFTLCSGLGLFLTFWVGNTSLKAPKKLDEEEVVPATTRDDAPQPQVILGRNLEVQDVVADEKGGDVESTAHPR from the exons ATGAAGGACCACAAACGACAGACTGTTGATGGCCAAGCAGCCATGGAGAACAATACACATGCTTTTGTCGAGAAGCCATCGGAGTACGACGAGAAATGTAACCCAGGAACACCGGCTTCAAGCCATAACAGCCCTTCTCCAACTCCACTTGATGAACAAGACAACAACGGCGACGACAACAGCGATGCAGCATCTGTCGGAGGTCAACGAAACACCATGACGTCGAGACAACTCCGCATCGCCATCCCCGCCCTCTCAGTCTGTCTCTTTGTCTCCTTCATCGACCAAACCAGCGTCTCAACAGCCACACCCGCCATAGCCGTCGACCTAAACACCGGAACAGCAACATCATGGATCGGCACATCGTTTCTGATCGCCTCGACAGCGTTTCAGCTGATCAATGGCCGATTGTCAGATATCTTTGGTCGCAAGAATCTGTTACTGTGGAGTTTGATGCTCATGGCTCTAGGGGATCTGGGCTGTGGGTTTGCAAAGACGGATGTGCAGTTGTTTGTGCTGCGTGCTATTGCCGGTGTAGGGGGGGGTGGGATTAATAGTTTGGTCATGATTATTGTGAGTGATATTACGACTTTGCAAAATCGGGGGAAATATCAAG GCTGGCTCGGTGCTATTATCGCTTTAGGAAACGGCGCCGGGCCCTTCTTAGGAGGTGCTATTGTGGAAGGAGCAACGTGGAGATGGGTTTTCTGGATGATTCCCATCATGTCCATCCCCACAGCCGTCGTCATTTTGTTCTTCCTACCGCTGAAACATCGGTCTGGTGACCATCTTGAAAAACTGAAGAAGATTGATTACGGCGGCATGGTGCTCAACATTGCGTCGACGCTTCTCCTGCTCATCCCCTTGTCAGGGGGAGGAGTAACGTATGCCTGGGCGTCCCCCTTTTTCATCGCCTGCACCATAACGGGAGCAGTACTAGGTGTTCTATTCGTGCTATACGAGTGGAAACTCGTCAAACTCCCCATAATGCCGCTTCGACTGTACCAAGCACCTCATTGCTCAGCGCTTTACTTGCAAACCTTCCTCATCGGTCTGGCCTACTTTGGAAACTTCTTCTACCTTCCCCTCTACTTCCAGTCCATCCTCCGATACTCGCCGCTAGCATCTGGAGCCTTGATCCTACCTGTCGTCATATCCACCTCCTTCGCTTCAATCGCATCGGGAACATACATGAACAGAGTGGGCAGCTACATGCACTGTATTCTCGTCGGATTCGCCCTGTGGACCCTCGGGAACGGGCTCACTCTACTCTTTGACCGGAAAACGAGTCTGGCTgtcctcatcatcatcggCATTATAGAAGGAGCCGGAATCGGTCTTACGCTCCAACCAACCCTTGTAGGCATGTATGCCAACGGCCGTGGCGAAGATCGTGCCGTAACAACCGGTCTGCGGAACTTCATCCGCACCATCGGTGGCGCCTTTGGTCTCGTAGTCTCCGGAGTGATACTTTCAAACACACTCAGCAGAGACCTGTCACACCAGTCCTTTGTATCAGAAAGCCTGATGCAACAGCTCACGTCCTCGACTTACGACCTCGCCAAATTTGGTCTCTCTCAGAACCAACAGGAAGACGTATTCGATACGTATATGCTAGGTTTGCATTACATTTTCATTTTCTTCACGCTATGTTCAGGACTCGGCTTGTTCCTGACTTTTTGGGTGGGAAATACTAGTCTTAAGGCACCGAAGAAGTTGGATGAGGAAGAAGTGGTGCCGGCGACTACACGAGATGATGCGCCTCAGCCACAGGTTATTCTTGGTCGCAATCTTGAGGTGCAGGACGTTGTTGCTGATGAGAAGGGAGGGGATGTGGAAAGCACTGCTCACCCAAGATGA
- a CDS encoding GatA, Asp-tRNAAsn-Glu-tRNAGln amidotransferase A subunit and related amidase, with protein sequence MSSDLYKLTASEVSARIKAGDISVEEYAKSLLARIEARDEAVQAWAYLDPDFVIKQAKALDAVPQSERGSLHGVAIAVKDVIYTKDMPTQFNSPIYTNDAPKVDAGSIAILRKAGALIFGKSTTTEFAATTFGPKTRNPHDPSRTPGGSSSGSGAAVGDFQAPIGLGTQTGGSTIRPGSYNGIYALKPTWNSITREGQKIYSLILDTLGLYARSVADLEMLADTFAIHDDASPPTDFTLKGAKFAFLKTMVWPEVGPGTTAALNKAVSLLHAHGAEVEEISFPEDLNALPAWHATVLNSDGRTAFLPEYTIAKDKISAQLVGHVENSGKISRRAQVEAFDKISAARPVVDEMLGKYAAVLTPSVPDEAPLGIEKTGSASFCLIWTALHTPVVNVPGFKGENGMPIGISLVAPRYHDRRLLAVSKKVGEVFEAEGGWKASM encoded by the exons ATGAGTTCTGATCTCTACAAGCTGACGGCTAGCGAAGTTTCCGCAAGAATCAAGGCAGGGGATATTTCAGTTGAGGAATATGCAAAGTCACTTCTGGCGCGCATAGAAGCGCGGGATGAGGCTGTCCAAGCATGGGCATATCTTGACCCAGATTTCGTAATTAAGCAGGCAAAAGCACTTGATGCTGTCCCACAGTCTGAGCGAGGTTCATTGCACGGCGTTGCCATCGCAGTAAAAGATGTTATATACACCAAGG ACATGCCCACACAGTTCAACTCCCCTATATATACCAACGACGCCCCCAAAGTAGATGCTGGATCCATAGCAATTCTCCGCAAAGCCGGAGCCCTCATTTTCGGAAAATCCACAACCACAGAGTTCGCCGCCACAACATTCGGCCCAAAAACACGCAATCCACACGACCCAAGCCGCACCCCTGGCGGCTCCTCATCTGGTTCAGGTGCTGCGGTGGGTGATTTCCAAGCACCAATTGGTCTAGGTACGCAAACGGGTGGAAGCACTATCCGTCCTGGTTCGTACAACGGCATCTATGCGTTGAAACCGACCTGGAACTCGATAACGCGTGAGGGGCAGAAGATTTATTCTTTGATTCTGGATACACTGGGGCTTTACGCAAGGAGTGTGGCTGATCTGGAGATGTTGGCTGATACTTTCGCTATCCATGATGATGCATCCCCACCCACGGACTTTACGCTCAAAGGGGCGAAATTCGCTTTTCTGAAGACTATGGTTTGGCCCGAAGTTGGACCTGGTACTACTGCGGCGCTTAATAAAGCCGTATCGTTACTGCATGCGCATGGTGCTGAGGTCGAGGAAATTTCTTTCCCGGAAGATTTGAATGCGCTTCCTGCGTGGCATGCAACTGTGCTCAACTCGGACGGTCGGACAGCGTTTCTGCCCGAGTACACGATAGCCAAAGATAAGATTTCTGCGCAGCTCGTAGGCCATGTCGAGAACAGCGGAAAAATCTCGCGTAGAGCTCAAGTAGAAGCTTTCGACAAGATTTCAGCAGCAAGGCCGGTGGTGGATGAGATGTTGGGCAAGTACGCTGCAGTGCTCACACCCAGTGTACCCGATGAAGCTCCGTTGGGTATTGAGAAGACTGGAAGCGCTTCTTTCTGCTTGATTTGGACG GCATTACACACACCGGTAGTTAATGTTCCAGGCTTCAAGGGTGAGAATGGTATGCCGATTGGTATTTCTCTTGTTGCGCCCAGGTATCATGATCGACGTTTGCTTGCTGTTAGTAAAAAGGTTGGTGAAGTCTTTGAGGCGGAAGGTGGTTGGAAGGCATCTATGTAG
- a CDS encoding FUI1, Cytosine-uracil-thiamine-allantoin permease — protein MGKVQLPTRQQVTAPFQSKAAFVNFIRSPQGNDGQAPIGDERWSNKDLEPTPVEQRTWTWFNLPLYWFSNQFSLVGWNTGSALVTVGLTWQQSFVSACIGSFLAAIIVVLMARPGVKYHIGYPIIARSVMGMYGSYFFVFIRAIVCIIWYGIQSFYAGNILSVMLRCIFGDSWVNFHNTLSPSANVTSKQLLAFFMAWLMEFPFMWVHPRHIHYIFTVKGVIMPIAAFAVFGWCMKNGGGLGAMDLASEQGELSAAKVPLGWSIMAGINTIFGSLSPMLVNQPDLARYCKKPRDAGPIQGVSVFVASVTVFFLGMASTTSMQAAYGVAYWNIWDLFDAILDHHFGAGARAAIFFAGFAFFFGVFATNFGANSIPFGSDMTGLFPKWLTIRRGQVLCALLGVVVQPWQLMANATAFLSFLGSYSIFMAPLCAIIIVDYFLVRKGNIHVPSCYDGKKTGLYWFWSGVNWCGVFAWLGGTSMGIPGLIGQYQPKIISMPAQNMYRMGYVLTFTTAAIVYYILRLFVKPRVFPYGRESTPFTQEWLANDGREGFYDGDRDGGAIYAAATPPMTEEDMETGEKSPKVSY, from the exons ATGGGTAAAGTTCAGCTGCCAACCAGGCAACAGGTCACAGCCCCTTTTCAATCCAAGGCAGCTTTTGTCAATTTCATAAGATCTCCTCAGGGCAACGATGGCCAGGCCCCGATAGGCGATGAGAGATGGAGCAACAAAGATCTCGAGCCAACACCGGTCGAGCAGAGGACATGGACTTG GTTCAATCTGCCCCTATATTGGTTCTCTAACCAATTCTCCCTTGTTGGCTGGAATACCGGTTCTGCGCTGGTGACAGTTGGTCTT ACGTGGCAGCAATCGTTTGTCTCAGCATGTATCGGCTCATTTCTCGCTGCAATCATTGTCGTCCTCATGGCCCGTCCAGGTGTCAAGTACCATATTGGATA TCCCATTATTGCGCGCTCTGTCATGGGAATGTACGGCTCCTACTTCTTCGTCTTCATCCGTGCGATAGTATGCATCATCTGGTACGGCATCCAGTCCTTCTACGCCGGCAACATCCTCTCGGTGATGTTGCGTTGCATCTTTGGCGACTCCTGGGTGAACTTCCATAACACCCTCTCTCCAAGTGCGAACGTCACTTCGAAGCAGCTCCTGGCCTTCTTCATGGCCTGGCTCATGGAGTTCCCTTTCATGTGGGTTCATCCAAGGCACATACACTACATTTTCACTGTCAAAGGTGTCATTATGCCTATTGCGGCTTTTGCTGTTTTTGGTTGGTGTATGAAGAATGGCGGTGGTCTCGGTGCTATGGATCTCGCTTCTGAACAGGGTGAACTTTCTGCCGCGAAAGTTCCCCTAGGCTGGAGTATCATGGCAGGTATCAACACTATCTTCGGTTCCCTCTCGCCCATGCTGGTGAACCAGCCCGATCTTGCCCGTTATTGCAAGAAACCCCGAGATGCCGGTCCGATCCAGGGTGTCAGCGTTTTCGTCGCCTCCGTTACCGTCTTCTTCCTCGGCATGGCTTCCACAACATCAATGCAGGCAGCTTACGGCGTTGCGTACTGGAATATCTGGGATCTTTTCGATGCCATCCTTGATCACCACTTCGGCGCTGGCGCACGTGCTGCCATTTTCTTCGCAGGCTTCGCGTTCTTTTTCGGTGTCTTTGCGACAAATTTCGGGGCAAACTCGATCCCCTTTGGCTCCGATATGACTGGTTTATTCCCGAAGTGGCTCACTATCCGAAGGGGACAGGTTCTCTGTGCCCTCCTTGGAGTCGTTGTGCAGCCATGGCAACTCATGGCTAATGCGACAGCTTTCCTTAG CTTCCTTGGGTCTTACAGTATCTTCATGGCACCTCTTTGCGCCATAATCATAGTCGATTACTTCCTGGTACGAAAAGGCAACATTCATGTTCCTTCCTGCTACGATGGAAAGAAGACGGGTCTTTACTGGTTCTGGTCAGGTGTCAACTGGTGCGGTGTGTTCGCATGGCTGGGCGGCACATCCATGGGTATCCCAGGTCTCATCGGCCAATATCAGCCGAAGATCATCTCAATGCCTGCGCAGAACATGTACCGCATGGGTTACGTACTGACGTTCACCACTGCGGCGATTGTCTACTACATCTTGAGACTATTCGTCAAGCCACGAGTGTTCCCTTACGGACGCGAGAGCACACCTTTCACACAGGAATGGCTGGCCAACGATGGTCGTGAAGGCTTCTACGACGGAGACAGAGATGGCGGCGCAATCTATGCGGCTGCTACACCACCGATGACGGAAGAAGATATGGAGACGGGAGAGAAGTCGCCGAAAGTGTCTTATTGA
- a CDS encoding CDA1, xylanase-chitin deacetylase — protein MPEVYAAPLDYAFERNFKGYGEKGLPSLKWPNNAKIAVSFVINYEEGGERTVMAGDGVSETNLREYPAQPRINERDYSGESEFEYGSRRGWWRCFKLFNDYKMKFTLYAVGQAVEQQPEVVTRCVEEGHDVASHAYRWIDHANLSVEAEKQHIRDGITALKKLSGYAPKGWYYGRPSPQSRALIPLVYEEMGEELLWASDAYADDLPYWTDLPHERGSANPKGCLMVPYSYDCNDFKFHCQGTGFRSAYAFYEHMKNAFDVLYEEGEAGEPKMMTIGLHCRIVGRPGRFKALQDFVKYISEKEGVWVATRTQIAEAFREQFPYKKGELA, from the exons ATGCCTGAAGTATACGCTGCACCGCTTGATTACGCGTTTGAACGCAACTTCAAAGGCTATGGCGAGAAGGGTCTACCAAGCTTGAAATGGCCAAACAACGCAAAGATTGCCGTGTCGTTCGTCATCAACTACGAAGAG GGCGGCGAGCGTACAGTCATGGCAGGAGACGGAGTATCCGAGACCAACCTCCGCGAGTACCCAGCACAGCCCAGAATCAACGAGCGAGACTACAGCGGCGAATCCGAGTTTGAGTATGGATCTCGTCGCGGATGGTGGCGTTGCTTCAAGCTCTTCAACGACTACAAGATGAAATTTACCCTGTACGCTGTCGGCCAGGCCGTGGAACAGCAACCAGAAGTAGTCACCCGCTGCGTGGAGGAGGGCCACGATGTCGCTTCCCACGCCTACCGCTGGATTGACCACGCCAATCTGTCTGTAGAGGCCGAGAAACAGCACATCAGAGACGGCATCACCGCGTTGAAGAAGCTATCTGGCTACGCACCAAAAGGATGGTACTACGGACGTCCTTCACCACAAAGCAGAGCGTTGATTCCCCTTGTCTACGAAGAAATGGGCGAGGAACTCCTCTGGGCTAGCGATGCCTACGCTGACGACTTGCCTTACTGGACTGATTTGCCACATGAGCGTGGTAGCGCGAATCCCAAGGGCTGCTTGATGGTTCCTTACAGTTACGACTGCAATGACTTCAAGTTTCACTGCCAGGGCACTGGATTTCGCAGTGCGTACGCTTTCTACGAGCACATGAAGAATGCTTTTGATGTGCTGTACGAGGAGGGCGAGGCGGGAGAGCCAAAGATGATGACGATTGGATTGCACTGCCGTATTGTTGGTAGGCCAGGTCGGTTCAAAGCGTTGCAGGACTTTGTCAAATACATTTCGGAGAAGGAGGGCGTGTGGGTTGCAACTAGAACACAAATAGCGGAAGCGTTCAGGGAACAGTTTCCCTACAAGAAAGGTGAGCTTGCGTAG